One segment of Acidovorax sp. DW039 DNA contains the following:
- a CDS encoding NAD(P)-dependent oxidoreductase, whose protein sequence is MISRTDHHALQGQHFTVVGAAGFVGQRLCTTLRARGAQVWVPGRHEVWPWQPPPGHLLGHVMYCAGLTADYLARPFDTVQAHVSHLAQVLQHGLAQGTLQSLVYLSSTRLYDGLGDSGGEGEAREDAVLPMDPANPRHLYDLSKGLGESLCHVAGQGRARIARLACVYEGPQDADGFLPTLLRQVLQARAAGAGQVTVQSSPHFTRDYVHLDDVVDALIRIAVQGQAPVYNVASGVNVSNAELFDYLKQRWGCAVQPLLDTRPAPTPRISTERLRTELQWQPRGLLAALDSLWATGPGA, encoded by the coding sequence TTGATCTCCCGGACGGATCACCACGCTCTGCAAGGCCAGCACTTCACGGTGGTGGGCGCGGCCGGCTTTGTGGGGCAGCGGCTGTGCACCACCTTGCGGGCGCGTGGCGCGCAGGTCTGGGTACCGGGCCGCCATGAGGTATGGCCCTGGCAGCCGCCACCCGGCCATTTGCTGGGCCATGTCATGTATTGCGCCGGGCTCACGGCAGACTACCTGGCCCGCCCTTTCGACACCGTGCAAGCCCATGTCAGCCACTTGGCGCAGGTGCTGCAGCACGGGCTGGCACAGGGCACGCTGCAGTCACTGGTCTATTTGTCGTCCACCCGGCTGTACGACGGTTTGGGGGATTCAGGGGGCGAGGGCGAAGCCCGCGAAGATGCCGTTCTACCCATGGACCCGGCCAACCCCCGCCATCTCTATGACCTCTCCAAGGGGCTGGGGGAATCCCTGTGCCATGTGGCGGGGCAGGGGAGAGCCCGCATAGCGCGGCTGGCCTGTGTGTACGAGGGGCCGCAGGATGCCGATGGCTTTTTGCCCACCCTGCTGCGGCAGGTGCTCCAGGCCCGTGCCGCAGGGGCCGGGCAGGTCACCGTGCAGTCATCCCCCCATTTCACCCGCGACTACGTGCACCTGGACGACGTGGTCGATGCACTGATCCGCATTGCCGTGCAAGGGCAGGCACCGGTGTACAACGTGGCCTCCGGGGTCAATGTGTCCAATGCCGAACTGTTTGATTACCTGAAGCAGCGCTGGGGCTGTGCCGTGCAGCCCTTGCTGGATACCCGGCCAGCCCCCACGCCTCGCATCAGCACTGAGCGCCTGCGCACCGAGCTGCAATGGCAACCCCGTGGGCTGCTTGCGGCGCTGGATTCACTGTGGGCCACTGGCCCAGGAGCCTGA
- a CDS encoding FkbM family methyltransferase: MTATPAMTSNDPRDLDGKRLQLAMQTLGRDPALRARMIALLRECEGQIACAGSVRDEVVGPIIDALHLDTDQYDKILADGTRFQFLYRTKIARDFLLSEAEHPTHVWEPQTTKLLLELGRDLQGDVLVGGAYFGDQAVLVARQLAGRDLKVHCFEPNPQQAAMLQRNIDLNHLTNVVVNVAGLWSRSGERMRLDGFDSFANMVSVQDGSGFDTVAMDDYAQRQGRRIGLIQLDIEGAELAALQGAQQVLARDKPHVVFELHRTYVDWSQGLRATPLCRLLLDLGYAVYAVRDINSHREMPGQPVELVPLDSVYLDGPPHGFNMLAVPDAARVQGSAFRIVEGVSPKLLPHKDPHLHHPVGGF, translated from the coding sequence ATGACAGCCACCCCCGCCATGACCAGCAACGACCCGCGTGACCTGGATGGCAAGCGCCTGCAGCTTGCCATGCAAACCCTGGGGCGTGACCCGGCGCTGCGCGCCCGCATGATCGCCCTGCTGCGCGAGTGCGAAGGGCAGATTGCTTGCGCTGGCTCGGTGCGTGACGAGGTGGTGGGCCCCATCATCGACGCCCTGCACCTGGACACCGATCAGTACGACAAGATACTGGCCGATGGCACGCGCTTTCAGTTTCTGTACCGCACCAAGATCGCCCGCGACTTTTTGCTATCCGAGGCGGAGCACCCCACCCATGTATGGGAGCCGCAGACCACCAAGCTGCTGCTGGAGCTGGGCCGTGACCTGCAAGGGGATGTGTTGGTGGGTGGTGCGTACTTTGGCGACCAGGCTGTGCTGGTGGCCCGCCAGCTTGCCGGGCGCGATCTGAAGGTGCACTGCTTCGAGCCCAACCCCCAGCAGGCCGCGATGCTGCAGCGCAATATCGACCTGAACCATTTGACCAACGTGGTGGTGAATGTGGCGGGCCTGTGGAGCCGCAGCGGCGAGCGCATGCGGCTCGACGGATTTGACTCGTTTGCCAACATGGTCAGCGTGCAGGATGGCAGCGGCTTTGACACCGTGGCCATGGACGACTACGCCCAGCGTCAGGGCCGCCGTATCGGCTTGATCCAGCTGGACATTGAAGGGGCCGAGCTGGCGGCGCTGCAAGGCGCGCAGCAAGTGCTGGCCCGGGACAAGCCCCACGTGGTGTTTGAACTGCACCGCACGTATGTGGACTGGTCGCAGGGCCTGCGTGCCACCCCCCTGTGCCGCCTGCTGCTGGACCTGGGCTACGCCGTGTACGCGGTGCGCGACATCAACTCCCACCGCGAGATGCCCGGCCAGCCCGTGGAGCTGGTGCCGCTCGATTCGGTGTACCTGGACGGCCCGCCCCATGGCTTCAACATGCTGGCCGTGCCCGATGCGGCGCGTGTGCAGGGCAGTGCCTTCCGCATCGTGGAAGGTGTCAGCCCCAAGCTGCTGCCGCACAAGGACCCGCACCTGCACCACCCCGTGGGCGGGTTCTGA
- a CDS encoding class I SAM-dependent methyltransferase: protein MKCRHCGQPLHLPFLDLGSAPPSNAYLSEAALRAPEVWFPLRLLVCTHCWLVQTEDHAGREALFTHDYAYFSSFSTSWLAHAKAYVQAMQQRLGLGAGSCVVEVASNDGYLLQYVHKAGIPCYGIEPTASTAKAARALGLEVVERFFGVALADELARAGRQADLIAANNVLAHVPDINDFVGGFTRLLKPHGVATFEFPHLLRMVQGCQFDTAYHEHYSYLSLTAVQRIFAANGLAVVDVQELPTHGGSLRVFAARADAAAHPQATPEGTERVAQLLATEAAAGLLSEGFYSDFQPQTLRIKRELLSFLLQCQAAGLTVGAYGAAAKGNTLLNFAGVRPDLLPYVVDKNPAKQGQYLPGSRIPIVDEAHLRAQRPDRVLILPWNLRDEVAAQLDYVRSWGGQFAVAVPRLEVF from the coding sequence GTGAAGTGCCGACACTGCGGCCAGCCGCTGCACCTGCCGTTTTTAGACCTGGGCAGCGCGCCGCCGTCCAACGCTTACCTGAGTGAGGCCGCCCTGCGCGCGCCCGAGGTCTGGTTCCCGCTGCGCTTGCTGGTGTGCACGCACTGCTGGCTGGTGCAGACCGAAGACCACGCCGGGCGTGAGGCCCTGTTCACGCACGACTACGCTTACTTCAGCTCGTTCTCCACCTCCTGGCTCGCCCACGCCAAGGCTTACGTGCAGGCCATGCAGCAGCGCCTGGGGTTGGGTGCGGGCAGTTGCGTGGTCGAGGTCGCATCGAACGACGGCTACCTGCTGCAGTACGTGCATAAGGCGGGCATCCCTTGCTACGGCATTGAGCCCACAGCCAGCACGGCCAAGGCGGCGCGGGCGCTGGGCCTGGAGGTGGTGGAGCGCTTTTTTGGCGTGGCCCTGGCCGATGAGCTGGCCCGCGCTGGCCGCCAGGCCGACCTGATCGCCGCCAACAATGTGCTAGCCCATGTGCCGGACATCAACGACTTTGTGGGCGGCTTCACCCGCCTGCTCAAGCCCCATGGCGTGGCCACCTTCGAGTTTCCGCACCTGCTGCGCATGGTGCAGGGCTGCCAGTTCGACACGGCCTACCACGAGCATTACTCGTATTTGTCGCTCACCGCCGTGCAGCGCATCTTTGCCGCCAACGGGCTGGCGGTGGTAGATGTGCAAGAGCTGCCCACCCACGGCGGCAGCCTGCGCGTGTTCGCCGCCCGGGCCGATGCCGCCGCCCACCCACAGGCCACGCCCGAAGGCACTGAGCGCGTGGCGCAACTGCTGGCCACGGAAGCCGCTGCAGGCTTGCTGAGCGAGGGTTTTTACAGCGATTTTCAGCCCCAGACCTTGCGTATCAAGCGCGAGCTGCTATCGTTTTTATTGCAATGCCAGGCCGCGGGCCTCACCGTCGGTGCCTACGGCGCAGCCGCCAAGGGCAACACGCTGCTCAACTTTGCGGGCGTGCGGCCCGACCTGCTGCCCTACGTGGTGGATAAAAACCCCGCCAAGCAGGGCCAGTATTTGCCGGGCAGCCGCATCCCCATCGTCGATGAAGCCCACCTGCGCGCGCAACGGCCCGACCGGGTGCTGATCCTGCCCTGGAACCTGCGCGATGAAGTGGCCGCGCAGCTGGACTATGTGCGCAGCTGGGGCGGCCAATTTGCCGTGGCCGTGCCGCGGCTGGAAGTGTTTTGA
- the rfbC gene encoding dTDP-4-dehydrorhamnose 3,5-epimerase, which produces MSSRFVCTPLPLHGLVRVQRQPLQDARGLFERLFCADELAAARWTQPIAQINHSLTRQRGSVRGLHYQRPPHAEMKLVSCLRGEVWDVAVDLRAGSPTFLQWHAERLSPDNACALLIPPGFAHGFQALTGDAELLYLHSAAYAPGAEAGLNPLDPRLALPWPLPVGEMSERDRSHALLTASFEGLHL; this is translated from the coding sequence GTGAGCTCACGTTTTGTCTGCACCCCTTTGCCCCTGCACGGGTTGGTGCGCGTGCAGCGCCAACCCCTGCAGGATGCGCGTGGCCTGTTCGAGCGCCTGTTCTGCGCCGACGAGCTGGCCGCTGCACGATGGACTCAGCCCATCGCCCAGATCAATCACAGCCTCACGCGCCAGCGCGGCAGCGTGCGCGGCCTGCACTACCAGCGCCCGCCCCATGCCGAGATGAAGCTGGTGAGCTGCCTGCGCGGCGAGGTGTGGGACGTGGCCGTGGACCTGCGCGCAGGCTCGCCCACCTTTTTGCAATGGCACGCCGAGCGCTTGTCCCCCGACAACGCCTGCGCGCTGCTCATCCCGCCCGGCTTTGCGCATGGCTTTCAGGCGCTGACCGGCGACGCAGAACTGCTGTATCTGCACTCTGCCGCCTACGCGCCCGGCGCAGAAGCGGGCCTGAACCCGCTGGACCCACGCTTGGCGCTGCCTTGGCCGCTGCCCGTGGGCGAAATGTCCGAGCGCGACCGCAGCCATGCGCTGCTGACTGCATCGTTTGAAGGATTGCACCTGTGA
- the rfbG gene encoding CDP-glucose 4,6-dehydratase — MPQSVQPTPDFWRGKRVLLTGHTGFKGSWLALWLARMGAEVTGLALAPATEPNLFTLARVAGDMHASHACDVRDAQAVAAQVQAARPQVVLHLAAQALVRAGYADPLGTHATNVMGTAHVLDALRGQADVRAVVVVTTDKVYRNREWVYPYREDDPLGGHDPYSASKAAAEIVTASYRDAFLAAQGVAVATARAGNVIGGGDWAADRLLPDAVRAWSAGQTLHIRHPEATRPWQHVIEPLAAYLCLAERLWADPTRAGAYNFGPLPHEAATVGYVVKMASSAYPSSATSYENHSKGPHEAGWLALETAHARQALGVAPRWGLDTAVARTMAWYRAQQGGADARALCMADLDAWEATQ; from the coding sequence ATGCCCCAAAGCGTGCAACCCACCCCTGATTTTTGGCGCGGCAAGCGCGTGCTGCTGACCGGGCACACCGGCTTCAAAGGCAGCTGGCTGGCCCTGTGGCTGGCGCGCATGGGGGCGGAAGTGACGGGCTTGGCCCTCGCGCCCGCCACTGAGCCCAATCTCTTTACCCTGGCACGTGTGGCAGGCGACATGCACGCCAGCCACGCATGCGATGTGCGCGACGCCCAAGCCGTGGCTGCCCAGGTGCAGGCCGCCCGCCCGCAGGTCGTGCTGCACCTGGCCGCGCAGGCGCTGGTGCGCGCAGGCTACGCCGACCCGCTGGGCACCCACGCCACCAACGTCATGGGCACGGCCCATGTGCTGGATGCGCTGCGGGGCCAGGCCGATGTGCGCGCCGTGGTGGTAGTGACCACCGACAAGGTCTACCGCAACCGCGAGTGGGTCTACCCCTACCGTGAGGACGACCCGCTGGGTGGCCACGACCCCTACAGCGCCAGCAAGGCGGCGGCCGAGATCGTCACCGCCAGCTACCGCGATGCCTTTTTGGCCGCGCAGGGCGTGGCCGTGGCCACGGCGCGGGCGGGCAATGTGATTGGTGGGGGCGACTGGGCGGCCGATCGCTTGCTGCCCGACGCCGTGCGCGCCTGGAGCGCCGGGCAGACCTTGCACATTCGCCACCCCGAGGCCACGCGCCCCTGGCAGCATGTGATCGAGCCGCTGGCCGCCTACCTGTGCCTGGCCGAGCGGCTGTGGGCCGACCCCACCCGCGCCGGGGCCTACAACTTTGGCCCGCTGCCGCACGAGGCTGCTACGGTGGGGTATGTGGTCAAAATGGCCTCTAGCGCTTATCCATCCAGCGCAACCAGCTATGAAAATCATAGTAAAGGACCGCACGAAGCGGGCTGGCTGGCGCTGGAAACTGCCCACGCCCGCCAGGCCCTGGGCGTGGCCCCCCGCTGGGGGCTGGACACCGCCGTGGCCCGCACCATGGCCTGGTACCGCGCCCAGCAGGGCGGGGCCGATGCCCGGGCCCTGTGCATGGCCGACCTGGATGCCTGGGAGGCCACGCAGTGA
- the rfbF gene encoding glucose-1-phosphate cytidylyltransferase, with protein sequence MKAVLLAGGLGTRISEESHLKPKPMIEIGGRPILWHIMKMYATHGVNDFIVCLGYKGYVIKEYFANYFLHMSDVTFDMANNRMEVHHRHAEPWRVTLVDTGESTMTGGRLRRVQEYLEPGQPFCFTYGDGVADLDMTAQFAFHRAHGLQATVTAVQPPGRYGALVRNGDAVQGFEEKPRGDGGWINGGFFVLQPEVIGLIEDDATSWELEPMQRLAQSGQLQAFEHTGFWQPMDTLREKNLLEDLWQSGQAPWKTW encoded by the coding sequence ATGAAAGCCGTACTGCTCGCTGGCGGGCTCGGAACCCGCATCTCCGAAGAGTCACACCTCAAGCCCAAGCCCATGATCGAAATCGGAGGGCGGCCCATCCTGTGGCACATCATGAAGATGTATGCCACCCATGGCGTCAATGACTTCATCGTCTGCCTGGGCTACAAGGGCTATGTGATCAAGGAGTATTTCGCCAACTACTTCCTGCACATGTCCGACGTGACCTTTGACATGGCCAACAACCGCATGGAAGTGCACCACCGCCACGCCGAGCCCTGGCGCGTGACGCTGGTGGACACCGGCGAGAGCACCATGACCGGCGGGCGCCTGCGCCGGGTGCAGGAGTACCTGGAGCCCGGACAGCCGTTTTGCTTTACCTATGGCGATGGCGTGGCCGACCTCGACATGACCGCGCAATTTGCATTTCACCGTGCCCATGGCCTCCAGGCGACCGTCACGGCAGTGCAACCCCCTGGCCGTTATGGCGCGCTGGTGCGCAACGGCGACGCAGTGCAGGGCTTTGAAGAAAAGCCACGGGGTGATGGCGGTTGGATCAACGGCGGCTTTTTTGTGCTGCAGCCAGAAGTGATTGGCCTGATTGAAGACGACGCTACCAGCTGGGAACTGGAGCCCATGCAGCGCCTGGCCCAAAGCGGCCAGTTGCAGGCGTTTGAGCACACGGGCTTTTGGCAACCCATGGACACGCTGCGCGAGAAAAACCTGCTCGAAGACCTATGGCAAAGCGGCCAGGCCCCCTGGAAGACCTGGTAA
- a CDS encoding tetratricopeptide repeat protein: protein MALALECHRAGNLQQAEELYRAVLSIAAEHPDANHNLGVIAVECSQFLAAIPFFQKALQAQPKNYQYWVSLVDALIHADECALAEDILEDARRAGLSGDAVGELVERLVDVALRRARNAAPYPGRTVPAAQRDQVNRLFDTGQFEEVLRWGRKLARQYPQCPLGLKSLGAAQLQLGQVAAAIESMRGALQLYPKDVDVLSNYGYARSLQGDLVQAEVLLRQAVGHAPGFKQGWFNLGIVMRGQARMQAAETAYRTALKCGGDDPPVLLNLAILLGEMNRFKEAEACMRRALVVSPGMAHGYVALGMLLKDQGRLPEALEALNKALELDPQDRAIHSSYLFVANCAPEMDPLERLAAYQRFNELFCEPYRAAWRPHTNNRDPARRLRVGYVAPVFRTHACRPFLQPLLENHDHSRVELFAYSGPFELEDDVTDHYRTLFEHWIDTRQLSDDELAARIRADGIDILVDIAGQTKGHRLGAFARKPAPVSLHWLDSGYTTGLKAIDYYLTDAVTVPEGAEHLFSETPWRLPRTPFVYRSNPNAGAVNELPALSNGHITFCTLTRAVRLNDRVVNAWARLLKRMPNAKLEINSGNFSQADVREQWWQRFEALGVPRERVLMGFESPPWNVLRRADIALDCFPQNSGTTLIESLYMGLPFVSLAGVPSMGTLGASVLSAIGHPEWIAHTESEYVDKLVALASDLPELARIRSNLRSQMQASALMDEEGFARDVEDAYAQMFARWCAEQAAKA from the coding sequence ATGGCCTTGGCTCTGGAGTGTCACCGTGCGGGAAACTTGCAGCAGGCTGAAGAGCTGTATCGGGCCGTGCTCAGCATTGCGGCTGAGCACCCGGATGCCAATCACAACCTCGGAGTGATTGCGGTGGAATGCAGTCAGTTTTTGGCGGCTATTCCCTTCTTTCAAAAGGCCTTACAGGCACAGCCCAAAAACTACCAGTATTGGGTGAGTCTGGTGGATGCCTTGATCCACGCGGACGAATGCGCTTTGGCAGAGGACATTCTGGAGGACGCTCGCCGTGCCGGATTGTCGGGCGATGCGGTGGGGGAGCTGGTCGAGCGTTTGGTCGATGTGGCCTTGCGGCGTGCTCGCAACGCGGCCCCGTATCCAGGCCGTACAGTGCCCGCAGCCCAGCGCGACCAGGTCAACCGCTTGTTCGATACGGGGCAATTTGAAGAAGTCCTGCGCTGGGGCCGCAAACTGGCGCGCCAATATCCCCAGTGTCCTCTGGGTTTGAAGTCCTTGGGGGCGGCGCAGTTGCAGTTGGGCCAGGTAGCTGCCGCCATCGAATCCATGCGCGGAGCCCTTCAGCTGTATCCCAAGGATGTGGATGTCCTCAGTAACTATGGGTACGCACGCAGTCTGCAGGGTGATCTCGTGCAGGCAGAGGTACTGCTGCGTCAGGCGGTGGGTCACGCGCCGGGTTTCAAACAGGGCTGGTTCAATCTGGGCATCGTGATGCGAGGTCAGGCGCGCATGCAGGCTGCGGAGACTGCCTACCGGACCGCCCTGAAGTGCGGCGGGGATGATCCACCGGTATTGCTCAATCTGGCTATTCTGTTGGGCGAAATGAACCGCTTCAAGGAGGCGGAGGCCTGCATGCGCAGAGCCCTTGTGGTCAGTCCCGGGATGGCGCATGGATACGTCGCATTGGGCATGCTGCTCAAAGACCAAGGCCGTTTGCCCGAGGCCTTGGAAGCGTTGAACAAGGCTCTGGAACTGGATCCACAAGACCGGGCAATCCACAGCAGTTACTTGTTTGTTGCCAACTGTGCGCCTGAGATGGACCCGTTGGAGAGATTGGCGGCTTACCAGCGCTTCAACGAACTCTTTTGTGAGCCCTACCGCGCTGCTTGGCGGCCGCACACCAACAACCGTGATCCTGCCCGCCGTTTGCGGGTGGGCTACGTGGCTCCGGTGTTTCGCACCCATGCCTGTCGCCCTTTCCTGCAGCCCTTGCTGGAGAATCATGACCATTCACGGGTAGAACTGTTTGCGTACTCAGGCCCTTTTGAGCTGGAGGACGATGTCACTGACCACTACCGGACGTTGTTTGAGCATTGGATCGACACCCGCCAGTTGAGTGACGATGAGCTGGCGGCACGCATTCGTGCCGACGGCATTGACATCCTGGTAGACATTGCCGGGCAGACCAAGGGCCACCGGCTGGGCGCCTTTGCTCGCAAACCCGCGCCTGTTTCTTTGCACTGGCTGGACTCTGGTTACACCACGGGCCTCAAAGCGATCGACTATTACCTGACCGATGCGGTTACGGTTCCTGAGGGCGCGGAGCACCTGTTTTCCGAGACACCCTGGCGCTTGCCTCGCACGCCCTTTGTCTATCGTTCCAACCCGAACGCAGGGGCCGTGAATGAACTTCCTGCGTTGAGTAACGGACACATCACCTTCTGCACATTGACGCGTGCAGTGCGGCTCAACGATCGCGTGGTGAACGCTTGGGCTCGGTTGCTGAAACGCATGCCGAACGCGAAGCTGGAGATCAACAGCGGCAATTTCAGCCAGGCTGATGTGCGTGAGCAATGGTGGCAGCGCTTCGAGGCCCTCGGCGTTCCGCGCGAGCGTGTTCTCATGGGCTTCGAGAGCCCTCCGTGGAACGTACTGCGGCGTGCGGATATCGCACTGGACTGCTTCCCGCAAAATTCAGGCACTACGTTGATCGAGTCCCTTTACATGGGCTTGCCGTTTGTGTCCTTGGCGGGGGTTCCCAGCATGGGGACTCTGGGCGCATCGGTGCTGTCTGCCATTGGGCATCCCGAATGGATTGCCCATACCGAGTCAGAGTATGTGGACAAGCTGGTGGCTTTGGCGAGCGATCTGCCTGAGCTGGCACGCATTCGCAGCAATCTTCGTTCGCAAATGCAGGCTTCTGCTCTGATGGATGAGGAGGGCTTTGCGCGCGACGTGGAAGACGCTTATGCGCAGATGTTTGCTCGTTGGTGCGCAGAGCAGGCGGCGAAAGCCTGA
- the motA gene encoding flagellar motor stator protein MotA, whose translation MFVIIGYVVSMVCIFGVYIFHGGNIKVILTALPFEMITIGGSALGAFVVNNQPKVLKATLKAIPEALKGNKYTKARYMELLAMLFDILQKARKEGLMAIEKDVESPHESEIFKKYPVVGHDHHVIEFTTDYLRMMVSGNLNSHEIEALMDAEIDTHHAEAHAPVAAIARLAGALPAFGIVAAVLGVVNTMGSVGQPPSVLGGMIASALVGTFLGILLAYGFVEPLGGLLEQKTEDAAKEFQCIKATLLASMQGYNPATAIEFGRKVLFSTDRPTFSELEGHVKGKK comes from the coding sequence ATGTTTGTCATCATCGGCTACGTCGTCAGCATGGTCTGTATCTTCGGCGTGTACATCTTTCACGGCGGGAACATCAAGGTCATTTTGACGGCCCTCCCCTTCGAGATGATCACCATTGGGGGCAGCGCCTTGGGCGCCTTCGTGGTGAACAACCAGCCCAAGGTGCTCAAGGCCACGCTCAAGGCCATTCCAGAGGCACTCAAGGGCAACAAATACACCAAGGCCCGCTACATGGAGCTGCTGGCCATGTTGTTTGACATCCTTCAGAAGGCCCGCAAGGAAGGCCTGATGGCGATCGAAAAGGACGTGGAAAGCCCCCACGAGTCCGAGATCTTCAAAAAATACCCGGTGGTAGGGCATGACCACCACGTCATCGAGTTCACCACCGACTACCTGCGCATGATGGTGTCGGGCAACCTCAACTCGCATGAGATCGAAGCACTGATGGATGCCGAAATCGACACCCACCACGCCGAAGCCCACGCCCCAGTGGCTGCGATTGCGCGGCTGGCAGGGGCACTGCCGGCGTTCGGGATCGTGGCAGCGGTGCTGGGTGTGGTGAACACCATGGGCTCGGTGGGGCAACCGCCTTCCGTGCTGGGCGGCATGATCGCCTCTGCGCTGGTGGGAACATTCCTAGGGATCTTGCTCGCCTATGGCTTTGTGGAGCCCCTGGGCGGCCTGCTGGAACAAAAGACCGAAGACGCAGCCAAGGAATTCCAGTGCATCAAGGCGACCTTGCTGGCCAGCATGCAGGGCTACAACCCCGCCACAGCCATCGAGTTTGGCCGCAAAGTGTTGTTTTCTACGGACCGCCCCACGTTCTCCGAACTGGAAGGCCACGTGAAGGGCAAGAAGTAA
- the motB gene encoding flagellar motor protein MotB has product MAEKKLQPIIIKRVKKGGHAAHGGAWKIAYADFVTAMMAFFLLMWLLGSTAKGELQGISDYFSSPLKVAMTGGDGSGNSSSVIPGGGNDLSKVHGQVRRSESDAEKSRKQSLETAKAEQARQDAQRIKTLQAKIDALITENPRLNEYKSQIRIDVTPDGLQIQIVDDQNRPMFDSGSAMVKPYMRDILREIGAALNGVENRVSLAGHTDAVPYGNSDRGYSNWELSSDRANASRRELVAAGMPDSKLGRVVGLAASDLLEPNNPRSPANRRITITVLTREAEERLMGKGVPTVTSTELKVEKRENPE; this is encoded by the coding sequence GTGGCAGAAAAGAAACTCCAGCCCATCATCATCAAGCGCGTCAAGAAGGGTGGCCATGCCGCTCATGGTGGCGCGTGGAAGATTGCCTATGCCGACTTTGTGACGGCGATGATGGCTTTCTTTCTGCTCATGTGGCTGCTGGGCTCTACGGCCAAAGGGGAACTGCAAGGTATTTCGGACTATTTCAGCTCTCCGCTCAAGGTTGCGATGACGGGCGGGGATGGATCGGGCAACAGCTCCAGCGTCATCCCTGGGGGGGGCAACGATCTGTCGAAAGTGCACGGTCAGGTGCGCCGCTCCGAATCTGATGCCGAAAAATCGCGCAAGCAGAGCCTGGAAACCGCCAAGGCCGAACAGGCACGACAAGATGCACAACGCATCAAGACGCTGCAAGCCAAGATCGATGCACTGATCACCGAAAACCCGCGGTTGAACGAATACAAATCCCAGATCCGCATTGATGTCACCCCGGACGGCTTGCAGATCCAGATCGTGGACGACCAGAACCGCCCGATGTTTGACAGTGGCAGTGCCATGGTCAAACCCTACATGCGCGACATCCTGCGCGAGATCGGTGCTGCCCTCAACGGCGTGGAAAACCGCGTCAGCCTGGCGGGCCATACCGATGCCGTGCCCTACGGAAACAGCGACAGGGGCTACAGCAATTGGGAACTCTCGTCCGATCGAGCCAACGCCTCACGCCGTGAACTGGTTGCAGCAGGCATGCCAGACAGCAAGCTGGGCCGCGTGGTGGGGCTGGCTGCGAGCGATCTGTTGGAACCAAACAACCCCCGCTCCCCTGCCAACCGTCGCATTACCATCACGGTATTAACCCGTGAGGCCGAAGAAAGACTCATGGGGAAAGGGGTTCCCACCGTAACATCCACTGAACTGAAGGTGGAAAAGCGGGAAAATCCCGAATGA
- the cheY gene encoding chemotaxis response regulator CheY, producing MTTALRFLIVDDFSTMRRIVRNLLKESGFSDADEAEDGVAALNKLRNGKFDFVVSDINMPNMNGFQLLAEIKKDDKLKHLPVLMVTAEARKEDIVAAAQGGAAGYIVKPFTKATLEEKVLLILKKMGM from the coding sequence GTGACCACAGCCCTTCGCTTCCTCATCGTTGACGACTTTTCCACCATGCGCCGTATCGTCCGCAACCTGCTCAAGGAAAGCGGGTTCTCGGACGCTGACGAGGCAGAAGACGGAGTCGCCGCACTGAATAAACTCCGCAACGGCAAGTTCGATTTCGTGGTGTCCGACATCAACATGCCCAACATGAACGGGTTTCAGCTGCTGGCCGAAATCAAGAAGGACGACAAGCTCAAACACCTTCCCGTGCTCATGGTGACTGCCGAGGCCCGCAAGGAAGACATCGTGGCAGCAGCCCAAGGCGGCGCCGCTGGCTACATCGTCAAACCCTTCACCAAGGCCACCCTGGAAGAGAAAGTTCTGCTGATTCTCAAAAAGATGGGAATGTGA